The Deefgea tanakiae DNA segment AACCCCGTCTGATGGGCTATTTCACAATTCAAACTTGATTCCTCATTGCATCGCAATAGGAGTGAGGCAAATACACGACAAAGCCAATAAAATAAACACTTTAGCAATTCCTGATGTAGCTATCATGATATTGCACCGCACGATTAAGCCAAAGCCGCAGCCAGATTGAATTCGTAAGAATTGATAACGCAAGCAGAGCAGAGACTGGATGTGACATAGGCACGTGTTCCTCAGGAAGGAACTAGGCGTAAGGATTGAGAGCCGTTATAGTGCGCACTTCCCCAAGGTAAAGTTTGAGTGTTGCATCATGTCTAAATTTTCTGTGCGAACGGTGTGGATTCAGTGTTGTTTTGCCATCTTATTTGGGCTGCTACTGCAGTTGTTTTCAGCCAATGTCTATGCCGAAACCCAAAATATAGTGCGCAACGCAAGTGCAGAAGATGCTAGCCCATCCGGTGGTGCGGCAGGCTGGACTTTTGATCACTGGACACAAGGCGATCCACCGAGCACCGCTACGCGGGATGAAACCGTCTTTCATAGCGGCAGCGCATCACTCAAAATCAATCTTCAGCAAGGCGATGATGGCAAGCTCATGCAAGCGATTCAGGTCAAGCCTGATACATGGTATCGCTTGTCTAGCTGGGTGAAAACGCAAGGTATTCCAAGTGATAGCAAAGTCGGTGCGAATATCAGCGTGGTGGATGCCATGGAATTTGCTGGGGACATCAAAGGCGATAGCGATTGGCAAGAAATCGTCGCCTGGGGCAAAACGGGGCCAGAACAAACTGAGATTAAAGTTGCCGTCCGACTCGGCTTTTACGGCAGCCTAGCCACCGGCACAGTCTGGTTTGATGATATTTCTCTCAGCCAAAGCGAGCCACCTGCAGGCGCTAAAGTCATTAGCTTTACCCCCCCCGCAACCGCACCAGTGGCTGCAGCACCAAGTGGAAAAGCATCTGCCGCACTAGTTTCAACACTCGCGGTCAGTGTAACGCTTGCATTTTTGCTCCTCGCTTGGTTTGTCATTAAACAGCGCAATACGCTCGAAAAACGCTATGGCACCATCATTGATGGCATCACGCCACTGACGCAAACTTGGCAGGTATTCGCTTTAATTGCAGCCGTCGTACTACTCAAAGCATGGGGAGCAGGTACGGTACTGGGTTATACGCAAGACGTGGGTACGTTTAGCGCTTGGGCCATCGATATGTATAGCCGTGGTTTTGCTGGCTTTTATCAACCCGGCTATTTCGCTGATTACCCACCGGGCTACATCACGGTGCTGTGGCTCGTTGGTGCCATCTCGAACTGGTTTGGCATTCAATACGGCACGCCAAGCTTTTTAGTCTTGCTCAAAATGCCAGCGATGTTAGCTGATATTGCGGGCGCTTTCTTTTTACTTAGCCTTGCCCGCCACAACACCACCGAGCGTGCCCTCGCTTTAGTGGCTGCGCTCCTGTGGTTATTTAACCCGCTGGCGATTGTGACTTCGGCCTTCTGGGGTCAAGTGGATAGTATTTTCACACTCATGCTCGCGGCATCGTTCTTGATGCTAGAGCGTCGCCGCGTTATTTTTGCGGCCAGTTTATATGCACTGGCCGTTCTGTTTAAGCCGCAAGCGCTGTTGGTAGGCCCAATTGCGCTGATTGCACTGCTGTCACTTCGCAACATCCCATTGCAACTCAAAGCGCTCGGTGCGGCGATTGCAACGTTTGTTATCTTGTCACTGCCGTTTACGATTTCTCGTGAACCAACATGGATTTTTAGCCTGTATGGCGGCACATTGGCCAGCTATAACTACCTTACTTTAAACGCATTTAATCTATACGCCCTGCTCGGCCAAAACTGGGTCGCAAACGAAACCTTATTCTTGGGCTTGCAAGTCAGCACTTGGGCTTGGTTCTTGACATTATCGTCTTTGGGCGCAGTGGTATACGGCATCATCGCCGCGAATCAACGTGAAAATAATACAGGTCGTTATCTATTTGGCGCCTTTGCCATTTTTGTGTTGTTCTTCGTGCTCGGGCCAAAAATGCACGAGCGCTATTTATTCCCAGCGGCGTTTATCGGCTTCACCGCCTTCCTCGTCATCGGCGACAAACGCGTACTGTGGCTGGCAATTGCAGCGAGCTTAACGACCTATATCAACACCCTCATCACGCTCGATATGATGATGCGTTTGCAAAGCTCATTGGTCGAAAACAGCAATGTGTTCTTGTGGCTCGGTTCGCTGGTAAATGTAATTTTGCTGATCCAAACCTTCCGTGTGGGCTACGATATTTTCTTGCGTGGCAATATCCAGCGGCTGCCCGAAGCCGCCGTATCCACACCACTGACTACAGCTCCGGCCAACACCATCCCAAGCGATCCACCGCTGGCCAAAGTGAGCAAAAACGCATGGCTAGGCTTGGCGACCATTTGCATACTTTACTCAATCGCCGCATTTACATATCTCGGCAATTTTGCCTCGCCACAAAAATTCTGGAATCCACCCGCAGCAGGTGATTGGGCAGTATTTGACCTAGGCTCAATTCAGACAGTGTCTACAGTGCAATACCACCATGGTTTAGGCACTGGCGAGTATGCGATTGCATGGTCCAATGACGGGCAAAACTGGGCCAACGGCAAGGGCATTATTGTCGACAATCGTTTTGCTGAATTTCGCTGGCGCAAAGTCGATGCCAATGTACCGGCACGCTTTTTCAAAGTGGGTTTAAGCACCGGCTCATTGCAAATGAATGAGCTCGCCCTCTTGGATGGCCAAGGCCAAGTGCTGCCGATTAAACAAATTAACGGACCTGATGAAGCAGCCGCTTTATTTGATGAGCAAGGAAAGTTTGACTCGCCTTCGACTGCGTTCAACGGCATGTATTTTGATGAGGTCTATCACGCACACAGTGCATGGGAAATTTTGCAAGGTATCGACGCGACCGAAAACACGCATCCACCGCTGGGCAAAATCATCATCGCGATTGGCATCGCCCTGTTTGGCATGAACCCGTTTGGCTTCCGCTTTATGGGCGTAACGTTCGGCATCATGATGCTGCCGGTGTTTTTCTATCTATCGCGTCGCCTGTTTCGCTCGGACAATTTTGCACTATTAGCTACGGCCTTTCTTGCTGTCGATTTCATGCATTTCACGCAAACGCGAATTGCCACGATTGATACCTACGGCGTGTTCTTTATTCTGGTCAGCTCGTACTGGATGCTGCGCTTTATGCAAAGTGAACCCGTACAAAATGGCTGGAAAACCGATATGAAATCGCTATTCCTGTGCGGTGCAATGTTTGGTCTTGGCGCAGCCAGTAAATGGATCGTGCTCTACCACGGCTTAGGTTTAGCAATCCTGTATTGCTGGAATCTCTGGCGACAAGCAGGCGTCGCCAAAGCGCAAGGCCCGCTGATGCCAGATCAACGTGGTTACGCGCAATGGGTCACGCAAACCGTGTTGGTCTCGATTGTCGCCTTCATTGTAGTGCCGGTACTCATCTACACCGCCGCCTACATTCCATTGATGCAAGCGACTGGTCAAGGCATTTCGGGCATGCTCGCCAACCAATCGAGTATGCTGGCTTACCACAGCGAACTCAAAGCCACCCACCCATTTAGCTCGTTCTGGTATGAATGGCCAACGATGGTCAAACCAATGTGGTATTACGGCGGTAGCGAATGGACTGGGCCGCTGAAAGTATCGACAATTAGCGCGTTTGGTAATCCGATTACTTGGTATTTGGGCACTCTCGCATTTATCTTCGCGCTGGCTTGGCGTGCCGTGTTGGCGGGGTCAAAAGCAACGGTTGAACGCTTTAATGTCAGCGACAGCCAAAAACTGGCGCTGGGTTTTATCCTTATCGCTGGCTTAGCGCAATTCCTACCTTGGGCAGTCATCCCCCGCAAATTGGTCTTCATCTACCATTTCTTCGCGTCAGTGCCGTTCATTATTTTAGCGCTGGTGTGGTGGTTGCAACGCTTGCAAATCTACAATCCAAATCGCAAATGGGCGCAATACTTGCCTTGGAGTATGTTTGCTGCCGCGCTCATACTCTTTATCGCCTACTTCCCAGCCATAAGCGGCCTACCCGTACCACGCGGGTGGCTAGAATTTATGAGCAAAGGGCCGATTACCCTATACTACTGATCATCCTATCACCCAATAAAAAACGACCTTCGGGTCGTTTTTTATTGCTACATCTCAACCTATACCCAATGGGTATTACCATCAAAGCATTTATAAATAATGCGTACAAAGCAATACCAACCCCACCAACTATCACATTAATTAATCCACAAGATCAAGCGGCCAAAAATCGCTTGCCCTATCGTACACAATACGGTGAAATCCGAGCATGACTTTCCAATGCCGCCCACAATGCGCAGCCTGCTGCACCGCTCCGTCCATCTCCAGCCCTATTCCCGGCATGCCCAATGGCAAACCGGCAGGCGTTTTGTGTATTCAGCTCGATGAACAGCTTGGCTGTAAAATATTTGGCCAGCCAGAGCGGCCAGCCGTTTGTGCTGGGCTGCAACCCTCGTTTGAAATGTGCGGCAATTCTAAAACTGAAGCGATGTTTTTTTTGACGCAACTTGAGGTCGCCACCGCGCCTCAGGCAAACAACAGCCAATAAAAAAGCCACCGCAGTTTTTAGCTGCAGTGGCTTTATCATGATCACTGCGAATTACTTGCTCGCCGCAGTCACCGTTTGATCCAACACTGTTAAATCCGGCAAGGTTTTGCAAGCATCCGCCGCGACGATCCATTTTTCTGGCACAAACCAACTCTTAGCAGCAGCATCAACATTGGCACGGCTGAGAATTTGCTCGGGTTTCGGATTCAACCAGCTCAGGTCCTTGTTATAAACCCAATGAAACATTTGCGAATACGCGTACCAGTAAGGGTATTTCGGGCCGTTATCCAAGCCTTTTTGCATAAACTCATGCATCGCTTTGAGCTCGGCATCGCTCACTGAATTTTGACTCAGTTTTCTTAATTCCTGTGCGGCAAGCACTAAAGCCTGACCACATTTCTCACGCGATACACTATATAAAAGACTCAATGTTGGCCCATAGTAAGGCGACATTTCGCCCCAAGTATGCACCTCATAAGTATCCCCAGCTTGCTCGCGTAATATCGTCAACAAGCGTTGTTTAATCACATCGTTCAATCCTTCTTGCAAGAAGGCATTCTGGGTATTAGCCCCAACGCCATCCAGCGCAACGCTCCAGAGCGAATACATGTCATTATTATGAGTAAATATATTGAGAGACTCCTGCAAGCGCTCACTCAGCACCGTGTTCGACAACGATTGTATCTTCGGCTCGATTTTAATCGGTGACAATGTCACCGCCGCTGGCTTAGCTGGCGGGATGCTGGCGATATAACGCTCGACCAGATCTTTGGCTTGCGCCATATCCGCAACACCCGTTAACACCATTCGCAACTGAGCTGGATTGCCATACAATTGCTTGCGTAACTGATCGAGCTTTTCGGTACTCATCTCGTAGTCATTCAAAATAAACCAAGGCCGATAAGGCCACGCATCACCATACAGTTTTAAGTTCATATCAGGGCCATTCTTCATATAGCTTTGATACGCTTGCAACGCCGCTTTTTCATTCGCAGCATGATCACTGCGTGGGTGAGCCATCGAAAGATAAAGTAGCTGCATCATCGGCTGCAGAGAACGTTCCGCAGCGACACCACCAAAACCATGTTGTGCAGTCTCAAAGATCGGTTTTAACTCCAATACTTCATTGCGCAACGCTTGACTGAGCTCGGCAGAATTCAAATTTCCAACACCCGCCAAGTTCATATAGTTTGGCAACACTTTAGAGGCCGATTGCAACTCTTTTGGCAAAGCCAACGCGCCGCCCGCAAAACGAACATTCACACCGATTTGCTCATTAGCTTGACGCTGCTGGCGAATC contains these protein-coding regions:
- a CDS encoding phospholipid carrier-dependent glycosyltransferase: MSKFSVRTVWIQCCFAILFGLLLQLFSANVYAETQNIVRNASAEDASPSGGAAGWTFDHWTQGDPPSTATRDETVFHSGSASLKINLQQGDDGKLMQAIQVKPDTWYRLSSWVKTQGIPSDSKVGANISVVDAMEFAGDIKGDSDWQEIVAWGKTGPEQTEIKVAVRLGFYGSLATGTVWFDDISLSQSEPPAGAKVISFTPPATAPVAAAPSGKASAALVSTLAVSVTLAFLLLAWFVIKQRNTLEKRYGTIIDGITPLTQTWQVFALIAAVVLLKAWGAGTVLGYTQDVGTFSAWAIDMYSRGFAGFYQPGYFADYPPGYITVLWLVGAISNWFGIQYGTPSFLVLLKMPAMLADIAGAFFLLSLARHNTTERALALVAALLWLFNPLAIVTSAFWGQVDSIFTLMLAASFLMLERRRVIFAASLYALAVLFKPQALLVGPIALIALLSLRNIPLQLKALGAAIATFVILSLPFTISREPTWIFSLYGGTLASYNYLTLNAFNLYALLGQNWVANETLFLGLQVSTWAWFLTLSSLGAVVYGIIAANQRENNTGRYLFGAFAIFVLFFVLGPKMHERYLFPAAFIGFTAFLVIGDKRVLWLAIAASLTTYINTLITLDMMMRLQSSLVENSNVFLWLGSLVNVILLIQTFRVGYDIFLRGNIQRLPEAAVSTPLTTAPANTIPSDPPLAKVSKNAWLGLATICILYSIAAFTYLGNFASPQKFWNPPAAGDWAVFDLGSIQTVSTVQYHHGLGTGEYAIAWSNDGQNWANGKGIIVDNRFAEFRWRKVDANVPARFFKVGLSTGSLQMNELALLDGQGQVLPIKQINGPDEAAALFDEQGKFDSPSTAFNGMYFDEVYHAHSAWEILQGIDATENTHPPLGKIIIAIGIALFGMNPFGFRFMGVTFGIMMLPVFFYLSRRLFRSDNFALLATAFLAVDFMHFTQTRIATIDTYGVFFILVSSYWMLRFMQSEPVQNGWKTDMKSLFLCGAMFGLGAASKWIVLYHGLGLAILYCWNLWRQAGVAKAQGPLMPDQRGYAQWVTQTVLVSIVAFIVVPVLIYTAAYIPLMQATGQGISGMLANQSSMLAYHSELKATHPFSSFWYEWPTMVKPMWYYGGSEWTGPLKVSTISAFGNPITWYLGTLAFIFALAWRAVLAGSKATVERFNVSDSQKLALGFILIAGLAQFLPWAVIPRKLVFIYHFFASVPFIILALVWWLQRLQIYNPNRKWAQYLPWSMFAAALILFIAYFPAISGLPVPRGWLEFMSKGPITLYY